Within the Cyanobacteriota bacterium genome, the region GGTCGCGCAGACTATCGTCACAGAAGGAAGAATCTGGTCACCCGTAGTCATGAGAACAAAAAGATTGATTCTGAGCGTAGGCGCAAACTCGGGAGCTTGCTCCCAGAGTTTAGCCGTAGCGAAGAAAGCCGCCGAGCCGGTCACAACCGTAGGTTGTGAAGAATCTTGCTCACTCGGGGGCAAGATTCTAGGCGAGGCGTCATAATTTTTTTGTTTGAATTGTGTTCAAGTCACCGAAGATCCACTCGCTTTTGAATAGAGTTGTTTTCCAGTCTTTTTTATAGTACGAATAAAACCTGGATCTATATATTCTTCTTCATAAAACTTCTTAGACGGAAAAGCCATGAGTTGTAGATAGGGCTCAAATAGTTTTGCTTTGTCCAGTACTGTTAGTGAGTTTTCAAATAAAGG harbors:
- a CDS encoding nucleotidyltransferase domain-containing protein, which gives rise to MAGKKNKIELRDFLNRITNQITNNFEVDEIILFGSYAKGTETDNSDIDIAVIAPNLDMDSPLFENSLTVLDKAKLFEPYLQLMAFPSKKFYEEEYIDPGFIRTIKKTGKQLYSKASGSSVT